One genomic region from Nostoc sphaeroides encodes:
- a CDS encoding family 16 glycosylhydrolase, giving the protein MAKKTIFLTENSDVWGGWESGVDYEISAFDGNDKLYGYSGNDTLNGGEGNDQIYGGSGDDILIGGQGQDLLDGGDGNDILDGGGGDDTLIGGNGNDVINGGDGNDVINGGDGNDVINGGDGDDGWIFGGAGADNINGGTGNDTLDSGEGDDTLIGGGGNDLLMGHNGNDLIDAGVGNDVIEAGAGNDIIYGGEGDDRINGGADNDNIWGDVGNDYISGGTGNDTIGGGIGNDILDGGDGNDVIYGGEGNDIWIFGGLGADKIDGGAGNDILDGGEGDDTLTGGDGNDLLMGSNGNDALYGESGNDNIDGASGVDTIGGGDGDDKINGGADDDTIWGDAGNDYISGASGIDNIAGGSGVDTIAGGDGDDKINGGADDDTIWGDAGNDYINGGSGIDTIFGGVGNDIIDGSDGNDIIYGGDGDDAWIFGGLGADKIDGGAGNDILDGGEGDDTLTGGEHSDVLRGSNGNDALYGENGNDNIDGGSGIDTIGGGNGDDKINGGADDDTIWGDAGNDSINGGSGIDTIFGGVGNDIIDGSDGNDIISGGDGDDAWIFGGLGADKIDGGAGNDILDGGEGDDTLTGGEHSDVLRGSNGNDALYGENGNDSIDGGSGIDTIGGGNGDDKINGGADEDIIWGDAGNDSINGGSGIDTIFGGVGNDIIDGSDGNDVISGGDGDDSWIFGGLGADKIDGGAGNDILDGGEGDDTLTGGEHSDVLRGSNGNDALYGENGNDSIDGGSGIDTIGGGNGDDKINGGADDDTIWGDAGNDSINGGSGIDTIFGGVGNDIIDGSDGNDVISGGDGDDSWIFGGLGADKIDGGAGNDILDGGEGDDTLTGGEHSDVLRGSNGNDALYGENGNDSIDGGSGIDTIGGGNGDDKINGDADEDIIWGDAGNDSINGGAGNDNIFGGVGNDIIDGSDGNDIISGGDGDDAWIFGGLGADKIDGGAENDILDGGEGDDTLTGGEGNDVLSGNNGNDALYGGAGSNILDGGEGDDILIGGDSNDILKGANGNDSIESGAGNDIINGGAGNDVLKGGNDNDTLDGAGISSINSIDILVGGMNADTFILGDNIKAYYDDENTTTGGVIDYALIEDFNRFEDVIRLHGSASEYVVDAIPAQLTTAFTASNASGIYLDTDKSGSWSNTDELIAVVKNLTPDQLVLDADYFQYTETPNAGYWHPTKDSEWELVFSDEFNGTELSLNNWNTRYTLQNFYGGRNNPWNNELQYYVGDNEVINGKVYDGFEFKNGIVSIVGKKLEQPINAEISEFSLGFDQVKTFDYTSGMLNTENKEAFTYGYMEIRAKVPGGKGLWPAFWMLPSSGKWPPEIDVMETVGQNKDTVINSVHYLNSEGLNQHTASQTFSEIDFTQDFHTYAVKWESNKLTWYIDQHAVFETKNNVPDVPMYLLANLAIGGKFPGSTDETTPLINNLDIDYIRVYQNASGSLYGGSKDDVLEKQLGSIFGLAGNDILKGGIGNNALDGGDGNDVLIGVNNTVIQPGVGEMDILTGGAGKDKFVLGDATKFYYDDRNNLVAGLGDYALIKDFNAAQDVIQLNGKASDYLLGAVSSLTGTAIYRDTNTDITLSLTDELIAVVQGDTGLNLTQNYFLYV; this is encoded by the coding sequence ATGGCAAAGAAAACAATTTTTTTAACTGAAAATTCCGATGTTTGGGGAGGCTGGGAAAGTGGTGTTGACTATGAGATATCCGCCTTCGATGGCAACGACAAACTTTATGGCTATAGTGGCAATGACACTCTAAATGGTGGTGAAGGTAACGATCAAATTTATGGCGGTAGTGGTGATGATATTTTAATTGGTGGACAGGGACAAGATTTGTTAGATGGTGGCGACGGGAATGACATCCTCGATGGTGGTGGAGGTGACGATACTCTTATTGGCGGTAATGGCAATGATGTAATTAATGGTGGCGATGGCAATGATGTAATTAATGGTGGCGATGGCAATGATGTAATTAATGGTGGTGATGGCGATGATGGCTGGATATTTGGTGGTGCTGGTGCGGACAACATAAATGGTGGTACAGGGAATGACACCCTAGATAGTGGCGAAGGCGATGATACCCTTATTGGCGGTGGTGGCAATGATCTGCTCATGGGTCATAATGGCAATGATCTCATAGATGCTGGCGTGGGTAATGATGTGATAGAAGCGGGTGCTGGAAATGACATCATTTATGGTGGAGAAGGCGACGATAGAATTAATGGCGGCGCTGACAATGACAACATCTGGGGCGATGTCGGCAATGATTACATTAGCGGTGGTACAGGAAATGACACCATTGGTGGGGGTATCGGTAATGACATCCTTGATGGTGGCGATGGCAATGATGTCATCTATGGTGGGGAGGGTAATGATATTTGGATATTCGGTGGTTTAGGTGCAGACAAGATAGATGGTGGTGCAGGTAATGACATCCTTGATGGTGGTGAAGGTGATGATACCCTCACAGGTGGTGATGGCAACGATCTGCTCATGGGTAGTAATGGCAATGATGCCCTCTATGGTGAAAGCGGTAATGACAACATCGATGGTGCTTCTGGAGTTGACACCATTGGCGGTGGTGACGGTGATGATAAAATCAATGGCGGCGCTGATGACGATACCATCTGGGGTGATGCCGGCAATGATTACATTAGCGGTGCTTCTGGAATTGACAACATTGCTGGTGGTTCTGGAGTTGACACCATTGCTGGTGGTGACGGCGATGATAAAATCAATGGCGGCGCTGATGACGATACCATCTGGGGTGATGCAGGTAATGATTACATTAACGGTGGTTCTGGAATTGACACCATTTTTGGCGGTGTCGGGAATGACATTATAGATGGTAGTGACGGCAATGACATCATCTATGGTGGTGACGGCGATGATGCTTGGATATTCGGTGGTTTAGGTGCAGACAAGATAGATGGTGGTGCTGGAAATGACATCCTAGATGGTGGCGAAGGCGATGATACCCTCACAGGTGGTGAACACAGTGATGTTCTCAGGGGTAGTAATGGCAATGATGCGCTCTATGGTGAAAACGGCAATGACAACATCGATGGTGGTTCTGGAATTGACACCATTGGCGGTGGTAACGGCGATGATAAAATCAATGGCGGCGCCGACGACGATACCATTTGGGGCGATGCAGGTAATGATTCTATTAACGGTGGTTCTGGAATTGACACCATTTTTGGCGGTGTCGGGAATGACATTATAGATGGTAGTGACGGCAATGACATCATCTCTGGTGGTGACGGCGATGATGCTTGGATATTCGGTGGTTTAGGTGCAGACAAGATAGATGGTGGTGCTGGAAATGACATCCTAGATGGTGGCGAAGGCGATGATACCCTCACAGGTGGTGAACACAGTGATGTTCTCAGGGGTAGTAATGGCAATGATGCGCTCTATGGTGAAAACGGCAATGACAGCATCGATGGTGGTTCTGGAATTGACACCATTGGCGGTGGTAACGGCGATGATAAAATCAATGGCGGCGCCGATGAGGATATCATTTGGGGCGATGCAGGTAATGATTCTATTAACGGTGGTTCTGGAATTGACACCATTTTTGGCGGTGTCGGTAATGACATCATAGATGGTAGTGATGGCAATGATGTCATCTCTGGTGGTGACGGCGATGATAGCTGGATATTTGGTGGTTTAGGTGCAGACAAGATAGATGGTGGTGCTGGAAATGACATCCTAGATGGTGGCGAAGGCGATGATACCCTCACAGGTGGTGAACACAGTGATGTTCTCAGGGGTAGTAATGGCAATGATGCGCTCTATGGTGAAAACGGCAATGACAGCATCGATGGTGGTTCTGGAATTGACACCATTGGCGGTGGTAACGGCGATGATAAAATCAATGGCGGCGCCGACGACGATACCATTTGGGGCGATGCAGGTAATGATTCTATTAACGGTGGTTCTGGAATTGACACCATTTTTGGCGGTGTCGGGAATGACATTATAGATGGTAGTGACGGCAATGATGTCATCTCTGGTGGTGACGGCGATGATAGCTGGATATTTGGTGGTTTAGGTGCAGACAAGATAGATGGTGGTGCTGGAAATGACATCCTAGATGGTGGCGAAGGCGATGATACCCTCACAGGTGGTGAACACAGTGATGTTCTCAGGGGTAGTAATGGCAATGATGCGCTCTATGGTGAAAACGGCAATGACAGCATCGATGGTGGTTCTGGAATTGACACCATTGGCGGTGGTAACGGCGATGATAAAATCAATGGCGACGCCGATGAGGATATCATTTGGGGTGATGCAGGTAATGATTCTATTAACGGTGGTGCAGGAAATGACAACATTTTTGGCGGTGTCGGGAATGACATTATAGATGGTAGTGACGGCAATGACATCATCTCTGGTGGTGACGGCGATGATGCTTGGATATTCGGTGGTTTAGGTGCAGACAAGATAGATGGTGGTGCTGAAAATGACATCCTAGATGGTGGCGAAGGCGATGATACCCTCACAGGTGGTGAAGGTAATGATGTCTTGTCAGGTAATAATGGCAATGATGCCCTTTATGGTGGTGCTGGAAGTAACATCCTAGATGGTGGTGAAGGTGATGATATCCTCATAGGCGGTGACAGCAATGATATCCTCAAAGGTGCTAATGGTAATGACAGCATAGAGAGTGGTGCTGGTAATGACATTATTAATGGCGGCGCCGGGAATGATGTCCTCAAAGGTGGGAATGATAATGACACCCTTGATGGAGCAGGTATCTCTAGTATTAACTCAATTGATATTCTAGTTGGTGGAATGAATGCTGATACATTTATTCTGGGCGACAACATCAAGGCTTACTATGATGATGAAAACACTACTACAGGTGGGGTAATAGATTACGCTCTCATTGAGGATTTCAACCGTTTTGAAGACGTGATTCGCCTTCATGGTTCAGCCAGTGAATATGTTGTTGATGCTATTCCCGCTCAACTCACGACTGCCTTTACTGCTAGTAATGCATCGGGTATTTATTTAGATACCGATAAAAGTGGGAGTTGGAGTAATACAGACGAATTAATTGCAGTTGTGAAAAATCTTACTCCCGATCAGTTGGTGCTGGATGCAGATTACTTTCAATACACTGAGACACCAAATGCAGGTTACTGGCATCCAACTAAAGATTCGGAATGGGAACTAGTATTTAGTGACGAATTTAACGGAACTGAGCTATCTCTAAATAATTGGAATACCCGCTATACTCTCCAAAATTTCTACGGAGGTAGAAATAACCCTTGGAATAACGAATTGCAGTACTACGTTGGTGATAATGAAGTCATCAATGGCAAAGTTTATGACGGTTTTGAATTTAAGAACGGCATTGTTAGTATTGTTGGAAAAAAACTTGAACAGCCCATCAACGCAGAAATTAGTGAGTTTTCTCTAGGTTTTGACCAAGTGAAAACATTCGATTACACTTCCGGTATGCTCAACACTGAAAATAAGGAAGCTTTCACCTACGGCTATATGGAGATTCGCGCTAAAGTACCTGGCGGAAAAGGACTTTGGCCAGCCTTTTGGATGTTACCCTCTTCAGGAAAATGGCCTCCAGAAATTGACGTTATGGAAACAGTGGGACAAAACAAAGATACTGTAATTAACTCAGTCCACTATCTAAACTCCGAAGGATTAAACCAACATACGGCATCTCAGACATTTTCTGAAATTGATTTTACTCAGGATTTCCACACCTATGCAGTCAAATGGGAATCAAACAAATTAACTTGGTACATCGATCAGCATGCTGTGTTTGAGACGAAAAATAATGTTCCCGATGTACCTATGTACTTGCTAGCAAATCTTGCCATTGGTGGTAAGTTCCCAGGTTCTACAGATGAAACTACTCCTCTGATCAATAATTTAGATATTGATTACATTCGTGTTTACCAAAATGCATCAGGTAGTCTGTACGGTGGCTCTAAAGATGACGTATTGGAAAAGCAATTGGGCAGTATTTTTGGACTAGCAGGAAATGACATTCTCAAAGGCGGGATAGGTAATAATGCCCTGGATGGTGGAGATGGCAATGATGTTTTGATTGGCGTGAATAATACAGTTATTCAACCTGGTGTAGGTGAGATGGATATATTAACAGGTGGAGCAGGTAAAGATAAATTCGTCTTAGGTGATGCTACCAAGTTCTACTATGACGATCGCAATAATTTAGTAGCTGGTTTAGGAGACTATGCTCTAATTAAAGATTTCAATGCTGCCCAAGATGTCATCCAGTTGAATGGTAAAGCCAGTGATTATTTACTTGGTGCTGTATCTTCCCTGACTGGTACTGCAATTTATCGAGATACTAACACTGATATAACTCTCAGTTTGACAGATGAATTAATTGCAGTGGTGCAAGGCGATACTGGATTGAACTTGACACAGAATTACTTCCTTTACGTTTAG
- a CDS encoding carbonic anhydrase: MSRINGFVGRRDFLKFASVVGIAATVFGDSFWNPEQTAVADIHPVNPNPITPNEAVRRLLDGNQRFIHQKRQYPDQSLEHLQLVAKAQYPFAAILGCADSRVPAEIVFDQGIGDLFVVRVAGNVVSDTVIGSLEYSTTVLGSQLIVILGHKRCGAVAEAIKNEPLPGRIGLIIEGIKPSVERVKLRTGDNMQNAVIANIQYQAEKLQESSTILTKLLSEGKLKIVGACYDIDTGKVNIIT, translated from the coding sequence ATGAGTCGAATTAATGGATTTGTAGGGCGACGTGATTTCTTAAAATTCGCCAGTGTAGTAGGTATTGCAGCTACTGTTTTTGGTGATAGTTTTTGGAATCCAGAGCAAACTGCTGTTGCTGATATTCACCCAGTTAACCCTAATCCAATCACTCCAAATGAAGCCGTCAGACGCTTGTTGGATGGTAATCAAAGATTTATCCATCAAAAACGTCAATATCCCGATCAATCACTAGAACATCTGCAATTAGTTGCTAAAGCTCAGTATCCCTTTGCTGCCATATTAGGTTGTGCAGATTCTAGAGTCCCTGCGGAAATCGTTTTCGATCAAGGAATTGGAGATTTATTTGTCGTGCGAGTTGCTGGTAATGTCGTCAGTGACACGGTTATAGGTAGTCTGGAATATTCTACAACAGTATTAGGTTCGCAGTTGATTGTGATTTTGGGTCATAAAAGATGCGGTGCAGTAGCAGAAGCCATCAAAAACGAACCACTTCCTGGCAGAATAGGTTTGATTATTGAGGGTATCAAACCATCTGTAGAAAGGGTAAAGTTAAGAACGGGTGATAATATGCAGAATGCAGTTATAGCCAATATCCAGTATCAGGCTGAAAAATTGCAGGAAAGCTCGACAATTTTAACTAAATTGCTCAGTGAAGGGAAATTAAAAATTGTTGGCGCTTGTTACGATATTGACACAGGTAAGGTCAACATTATTACTTGA
- a CDS encoding diguanylate cyclase domain-containing protein: MNALISLLYIAMLFNRLSGSEIDLKQILDQIRMLADQIHQLLEVSEILKIIVSEVRKTLESDRAIIYRFLPDGDGVIAEESVSHGWKPILGQLIYDPCFNATWVEQYQDGCVGVIEDIYTTTLDPCYKKLLTDLQIRANLVVPILVNNQKIDGVSTTYPHLWGLLIAHQCSGSRQWSSLEIEYLQLIAAELRIALGEAERHKGRATSCEKLTPQLNQNLKNLTVQPKLKLRSIKRTLYKNFRGSIITTTALPKNISVADLIAFDRLQTPVWIYDIQNLQMWWANQSALHIWNAQSREELLNRNFSDVSESTHTRMQSYLQEFQQGKTITENWTFYPEGKPVSARCLFSGIQIEQGRMAMLVEATTEVINQIDQGTLRSIEALRHTTVIISLYTMDGVPLMQNPAALRCYRDTLHPNSSVENIFLSHFVDKSVGEQAMKAVNFGEVLSIEAQVFTTEGIQSHEMDIRCTRDPVTGNSIILVNEKNITKQQAALQERQGAESELRWREALLRSMTETSLLGFFVVDNRTDEILYFNHRFCEIWGIEHLEAQMRLGALKNNDIIPECIPLIADVPAFAESCKPLQSEENRCMIEDEISFVDGRTIRRFSSQIRDTQDQYFGRLYIFEDITPRKQIEAALKTSEERWQFALEGNGDGVWDLNAETNQVFFSRRCKEILGFAEHEIGNSLSEWLERVYLDDKARVYEEISKHLCGETQQYVSEYRIECKDGTYKWILDRGQISSRAEDGLPLRMLGTHTDITERKRIEEALRESEQRYRSVITVMAEGIVLQESDGRITACNESAARILGLTADQMMGRTCIDPRWQAIHEDGTSFPGETHPAIVTLRTGQPQFNVIMGVHKPDGSLTWVSINSQPLFESDESKPYGVVVSFTDITIRKLAQIALQQQTERERMVFAIAQHIHESLDLDEILNTTVAEVRDFLQTDRVIIYRFKQDWSGVVVTESVASGWQSILNMEITDNYFVKTRGQSYQESTLQVTPDIYTAGLSPCHVELLEKLQVRAKLVVPILEGDRLWGLLVAHHCSAPRQWQPWESELLQQLATQVAIAIQQSEIYQQLQRANQQLENMVMVDELTQIANRRCFDNKLNSVWQYLLREQGFISLLLCDIDYFKQYNDTYGHATGDDCLRFIAQAFKQSVKRSRDLVARYGGEEFVVILPNTASDGAFYVAQEIHKALEQLNIPHAASAVKHHVTLSIGIATVIPTPNMVPLDLIEAADQALYQAKANGRNCSCINRLS, translated from the coding sequence GTGAATGCACTTATTTCTCTACTATATATTGCCATGCTGTTCAATCGTCTATCGGGTTCTGAAATTGATTTAAAGCAAATCCTCGATCAAATTAGGATGCTGGCTGATCAAATTCACCAGTTGCTTGAAGTGAGTGAAATTCTCAAGATTATTGTCAGCGAAGTGAGAAAAACTTTAGAAAGCGATCGCGCCATTATCTATCGCTTTTTGCCCGATGGAGATGGAGTCATAGCAGAAGAGTCTGTAAGTCATGGATGGAAACCAATTCTAGGGCAATTGATTTATGATCCTTGCTTCAATGCGACATGGGTGGAGCAATATCAAGATGGATGCGTTGGTGTCATTGAAGACATTTATACTACAACCCTTGACCCTTGTTACAAAAAGCTATTAACGGACTTGCAGATCCGAGCTAATTTAGTAGTACCAATTTTAGTAAACAATCAAAAAATTGATGGAGTTTCTACTACATATCCTCATTTGTGGGGCTTACTAATTGCTCACCAGTGCAGTGGCTCACGTCAATGGAGTTCTTTAGAAATTGAGTATCTTCAACTAATAGCCGCAGAGCTACGAATCGCTCTTGGGGAAGCAGAACGCCATAAAGGAAGGGCTACATCCTGCGAAAAGCTAACGCCGCAACTCAATCAAAACCTGAAAAATTTGACAGTTCAGCCAAAGTTGAAGTTGAGGTCAATTAAAAGAACTCTCTATAAGAATTTTAGAGGATCCATTATCACAACAACGGCATTGCCGAAGAATATATCAGTTGCAGACTTAATTGCATTTGACCGATTACAAACTCCAGTTTGGATTTATGATATTCAAAACTTGCAGATGTGGTGGGCAAATCAATCTGCTCTGCATATTTGGAATGCTCAAAGTCGAGAAGAATTGCTCAATCGCAACTTCAGTGATGTTTCCGAGTCTACTCACACTCGAATGCAAAGCTATCTGCAAGAATTTCAGCAAGGGAAAACCATCACTGAAAATTGGACATTTTACCCAGAAGGAAAACCTGTTTCTGCTCGCTGTCTCTTTTCTGGAATTCAAATTGAACAAGGGCGAATGGCAATGCTGGTTGAAGCAACAACAGAAGTTATCAATCAGATTGATCAAGGAACACTGAGATCGATTGAAGCCCTACGTCACACCACAGTGATTATCTCACTTTACACGATGGATGGTGTACCTTTGATGCAAAACCCGGCAGCCCTTCGCTGTTATCGGGATACCCTGCACCCTAACTCGTCAGTTGAGAATATTTTCCTGAGTCACTTTGTTGACAAGAGTGTTGGGGAACAAGCTATGAAAGCAGTTAATTTCGGTGAGGTATTGAGCATAGAGGCTCAAGTGTTCACCACTGAGGGGATTCAATCGCATGAGATGGATATACGATGCACTCGTGATCCAGTAACGGGTAACTCCATCATCCTCGTCAATGAAAAGAATATTACCAAGCAACAAGCTGCATTACAAGAACGCCAGGGTGCAGAATCAGAATTGCGCTGGCGGGAAGCTTTGCTGCGTTCTATGACTGAAACTTCTTTGCTGGGATTCTTTGTTGTTGACAATCGCACTGATGAAATCCTCTATTTCAATCACCGCTTCTGTGAAATATGGGGAATCGAACATCTAGAAGCCCAAATGCGCTTGGGTGCTTTAAAAAACAATGACATCATTCCTGAGTGTATACCTTTAATTGCCGATGTGCCCGCATTTGCCGAATCTTGTAAACCGTTGCAGTCTGAAGAAAATCGTTGCATGATTGAGGATGAAATCTCATTTGTCGATGGGCGAACGATTCGCCGTTTTTCCAGCCAAATTCGAGATACTCAGGATCAATACTTTGGGCGGTTATACATTTTTGAAGACATTACCCCACGTAAACAAATCGAAGCCGCACTCAAAACCAGTGAAGAAAGATGGCAGTTTGCCTTAGAAGGAAATGGTGACGGAGTTTGGGACTTAAATGCTGAAACTAACCAAGTCTTTTTCTCCCGGCGATGTAAAGAAATATTAGGGTTTGCAGAGCATGAAATTGGAAATTCCCTCAGTGAATGGCTAGAGCGAGTGTACTTAGATGATAAAGCGAGGGTTTACGAGGAAATTAGCAAGCATTTGTGCGGTGAAACCCAACAATATGTCAGTGAATATCGGATCGAGTGCAAAGATGGAACCTACAAGTGGATTCTAGATCGGGGGCAAATTTCCAGTCGCGCAGAGGATGGTCTTCCCCTACGGATGCTAGGAACCCATACTGATATTACTGAACGCAAGCGTATAGAAGAAGCACTACGAGAAAGTGAACAACGGTATCGTTCTGTAATTACAGTGATGGCAGAAGGTATTGTCCTACAGGAATCAGATGGGCGAATTACCGCCTGTAACGAGAGTGCCGCAAGAATTTTAGGGTTAACAGCCGATCAAATGATGGGGCGAACTTGCATCGATCCACGATGGCAAGCCATTCATGAAGATGGTACTTCTTTTCCAGGCGAAACTCATCCTGCCATCGTCACCTTACGCACCGGACAACCCCAATTTAACGTCATTATGGGAGTTCACAAACCTGATGGCAGCTTGACTTGGGTTTCAATCAATTCTCAACCACTGTTTGAATCTGATGAATCAAAACCCTATGGGGTAGTCGTATCATTTACCGATATTACAATTCGCAAACTGGCACAAATTGCCCTGCAACAGCAAACAGAACGAGAACGCATGGTTTTTGCGATCGCTCAACACATCCACGAGTCTTTGGACTTGGATGAAATTTTGAACACAACTGTTGCCGAAGTTCGAGATTTTCTGCAAACCGATCGCGTCATCATCTACCGCTTTAAACAAGATTGGAGTGGTGTAGTTGTCACGGAGTCTGTAGCATCCGGTTGGCAATCGATTTTGAATATGGAAATTACAGACAACTATTTTGTCAAAACACGGGGACAGTCTTATCAAGAAAGTACGCTCCAAGTCACTCCAGATATCTACACCGCCGGACTTTCCCCTTGTCATGTAGAGTTATTGGAAAAGTTGCAAGTCAGAGCCAAGCTAGTTGTACCAATTTTAGAAGGCGATCGCCTTTGGGGACTTTTGGTTGCTCATCATTGTAGCGCCCCGCGTCAGTGGCAACCTTGGGAGAGCGAACTACTTCAGCAATTGGCAACACAAGTAGCGATCGCTATTCAACAATCAGAAATTTATCAACAATTGCAGCGTGCCAACCAGCAACTTGAAAATATGGTGATGGTGGACGAATTAACTCAAATTGCCAATCGCCGATGTTTTGATAATAAGCTTAATTCTGTCTGGCAATATCTTTTACGAGAACAAGGTTTTATCTCACTACTTTTATGCGACATTGATTATTTCAAACAATATAACGATACTTATGGTCATGCCACCGGAGATGATTGTTTGCGTTTTATTGCCCAAGCTTTTAAACAAAGTGTCAAACGTTCTAGAGATTTAGTTGCTCGTTATGGCGGAGAAGAGTTTGTTGTCATCTTGCCTAATACTGCTAGTGATGGGGCTTTTTACGTTGCCCAAGAAATTCATAAAGCTCTAGAACAGCTAAATATTCCCCATGCTGCATCGGCTGTGAAGCATCACGTCACCTTGAGTATCGGAATTGCCACAGTGATTCCGACACCTAATATGGTTCCTTTGGATTTGATCGAGGCAGCAGATCAAGCCCTTTATCAAGCCAAAGCAAACGGGCGTAATTGTTCTTGTATAAATAGACTGTCTTAA
- a CDS encoding response regulator, producing the protein MNMLKEVNITGKTILLIDDELNVREIVKFCLQDLAGWNVITADSVLEGLQNAVRHSPDAIVLDISIPDVDSFKLMNKLRKNPETQTIPVVLLSAKARWLDSQILRQYQIAGVIPKPFNPVTLPAQVAQLLGWDFTSLID; encoded by the coding sequence ATGAATATGCTAAAGGAGGTAAATATAACGGGCAAAACGATATTGCTCATTGATGATGAACTGAATGTACGTGAGATAGTAAAATTTTGCCTCCAAGATTTAGCTGGTTGGAATGTAATAACTGCTGATTCTGTATTAGAAGGATTGCAGAATGCAGTACGTCATAGTCCTGATGCGATTGTATTAGATATATCAATCCCTGACGTGGATAGTTTTAAATTGATGAATAAACTAAGAAAGAATCCAGAAACTCAAACTATTCCTGTAGTCTTGCTCAGTGCTAAAGCGCGATGGTTAGATTCACAAATTCTGCGACAGTATCAAATCGCAGGTGTAATCCCCAAACCCTTTAATCCAGTTACCCTCCCTGCTCAGGTTGCTCAATTGCTAGGTTGGGATTTTACTTCACTAATTGATTAA
- a CDS encoding response regulator — MTKKLLIVDDEERIRELVQACLEDLGGWDTLTAASGTEGLKIAQTESIDAILLDVSMPDMDGFAVYEKLQENSVTQAIPVILLTAKVQASDRARFAQMGIAGVITKPFEPTSICNEVTKILGWDD, encoded by the coding sequence ATGACTAAAAAATTGTTGATTGTAGATGATGAAGAACGAATCCGCGAATTAGTACAAGCTTGTTTGGAAGACTTGGGAGGATGGGACACCCTGACAGCTGCATCAGGGACAGAAGGGCTAAAAATCGCCCAGACAGAATCTATTGATGCCATTCTACTTGATGTCTCTATGCCTGACATGGATGGCTTTGCAGTCTACGAAAAACTTCAGGAAAATTCTGTAACTCAAGCAATACCAGTGATTTTGTTAACAGCGAAAGTCCAAGCTAGCGATCGCGCCCGTTTCGCCCAGATGGGAATTGCCGGGGTGATTACCAAACCCTTTGAACCCACCTCTATTTGCAACGAAGTTACCAAGATTCTGGGGTGGGACGATTAA